A single genomic interval of Acidaminococcales bacterium harbors:
- a CDS encoding M50 family metallopeptidase — protein MIFDFPLRQLFMLSVGNLISVVAQPLFYFVVFMIYWQYRKLAARQRIMFGHEILPVGRAALEATALGMLGGLAASMLALLSGLSINGMGLQYIWPLAVLLFLLNIRFVCFAYAGGLVALSSVFFGWPDVAPSHMLALVAILHVTEGILVLCGGSHADLPVYLFFKGRAVGGFLLTNFWPVPLVLLVCAGVATENIPDMLDMPAWWPLFPPQDSSGGRESIFAPITVVAALGYSSVAVTSTPARKRLESGVLLFCYSAILFAASYLSIGRPLYAAAAALFSFLGHEAVIRLDRKLESRRTPIYQNKPGQFAALAAVYGSPAQKAGLKANDVILRLNGVKVCCEHDFLLAADFLPQSFDMAVSRSGRETILPVTKAQGGKGVLGVIRMPVLGRDCLAQISADHSLLRKFCKKYIGSRFKKR, from the coding sequence GTGATTTTTGATTTTCCGCTCCGGCAGTTGTTTATGCTGTCAGTAGGCAATTTAATCTCGGTTGTTGCGCAGCCGCTTTTTTATTTTGTTGTTTTTATGATTTACTGGCAGTACCGAAAATTGGCCGCGCGGCAGCGCATAATGTTTGGGCATGAAATCCTGCCGGTTGGACGGGCGGCGCTGGAAGCGACCGCTCTCGGCATGCTGGGCGGCCTTGCCGCCAGTATGCTCGCGCTTTTGTCCGGCCTTTCCATCAACGGCATGGGCCTGCAATATATCTGGCCGCTGGCTGTTTTGCTCTTTTTGCTGAACATCCGCTTTGTCTGTTTCGCTTACGCCGGCGGCCTTGTCGCCCTAAGCAGCGTCTTTTTCGGCTGGCCGGACGTTGCGCCTTCGCACATGCTCGCGTTGGTCGCGATACTGCACGTTACCGAAGGAATATTGGTCCTGTGCGGCGGCAGCCATGCCGACCTGCCTGTTTATCTGTTTTTTAAAGGCAGGGCGGTGGGCGGGTTCCTGCTGACAAATTTTTGGCCGGTGCCGCTCGTATTGCTTGTTTGCGCCGGCGTTGCGACGGAAAACATACCGGACATGCTCGACATGCCGGCTTGGTGGCCGCTTTTCCCGCCGCAAGATTCATCCGGCGGCCGCGAAAGCATATTCGCGCCAATTACCGTTGTCGCCGCTTTAGGCTACAGCAGCGTGGCCGTTACGTCAACGCCCGCCCGAAAACGGCTGGAATCCGGCGTTTTGCTTTTCTGCTACAGCGCGATTTTATTTGCGGCGTCCTACCTTAGCATAGGCCGCCCCCTATATGCCGCCGCCGCCGCGCTGTTCTCCTTTTTGGGGCACGAAGCGGTCATTAGGCTTGACCGCAAACTGGAAAGCCGCCGGACGCCGATCTATCAAAACAAACCGGGGCAATTCGCGGCGCTGGCGGCCGTTTACGGCTCGCCGGCGCAAAAGGCCGGGCTCAAAGCCAACGATGTGATCCTGCGGCTCAACGGCGTCAAGGTGTGCTGCGAGCATGACTTTTTGCTGGCGGCGGATTTTTTGCCGCAGTCTTTTGACATGGCAGTATCGCGGTCCGGCCGCGAGACAATCCTGCCGGTTACAAAAGCGCAAGGGGGAAAAGGCGTGCTGGGCGTCATTCGGATGCCGGTGCTGGGGCGCGACTGTCTGGCGCAAATCAGCGCGGATCATTCGCTGTTGCGAAAGTTCTGCAAAAAATACATAGGCAGCCGTTTCAAAAAGCGCTGA
- a CDS encoding ABC transporter ATP-binding protein — MQTKRQDEYTGGLAAKIKARGINKVFRTRREDGPGYEEFVALKDVDIDVYPGEFLTIVGPSGCGKSTFLDLMAGLDHPTSGEITIDDRVIKGPAMDRGFVMQGYALFPWLTVKANVEFGLEIKKIPKSKRAEISGHYIELVGLKDFANRYPHEISGGMKQRVAIARALAFDPEVLLMDEPFAALDAQTREIMQEELLRIWEETKKTIVFVTHGIDEAVFLADRIAVMDTAPGRIKATLNVELSRPRQGVRGSAEFGWIRHKVWQLLQKGELEEKQETNPEQDIAKVIDARAVL, encoded by the coding sequence ATGCAGACAAAACGGCAAGATGAATATACAGGCGGACTTGCCGCGAAGATAAAGGCGCGCGGCATCAACAAGGTTTTTCGGACAAGGCGCGAAGACGGCCCGGGCTATGAGGAGTTTGTCGCGCTCAAGGACGTCGATATCGATGTGTATCCCGGCGAGTTTTTGACGATAGTCGGGCCGTCCGGCTGCGGCAAATCGACTTTTCTTGACCTGATGGCCGGGCTTGACCACCCAACTTCCGGCGAGATAACCATAGACGACCGGGTAATAAAAGGCCCGGCAATGGACAGGGGCTTTGTCATGCAAGGTTACGCGCTTTTTCCTTGGCTTACGGTGAAAGCGAACGTGGAGTTTGGTTTGGAAATAAAGAAAATCCCTAAAAGCAAGCGCGCGGAAATAAGCGGACATTATATAGAACTGGTGGGGCTTAAGGATTTTGCCAACAGATACCCGCATGAGATATCCGGCGGCATGAAACAGCGGGTGGCGATTGCCCGCGCCTTGGCTTTTGACCCGGAAGTGCTCTTGATGGACGAGCCGTTTGCCGCGCTGGACGCGCAGACGCGCGAGATCATGCAGGAGGAGTTGCTGCGGATTTGGGAAGAAACCAAAAAGACCATTGTTTTTGTTACGCACGGCATAGACGAGGCGGTTTTCCTGGCCGATCGCATAGCGGTTATGGATACTGCCCCGGGCAGGATAAAGGCAACGCTCAACGTGGAACTTAGCAGGCCGCGCCAGGGAGTAAGGGGCTCGGCGGAATTTGGCTGGATCAGGCACAAGGTATGGCAGCTTTTACAAAAAGGCGAATTGGAGGAAAAACAGGAAACCAATCCCGAACAGGACATCGCCAAGGTAATAGACGCCAGGGCCGTGCTGTAA
- a CDS encoding ABC transporter permease, with the protein MFRTSRIGRWLKKSAVICFVLFLWQVGPSLGIIDERTLPSFLRVLSEWLKIMFSGELPEHIYISLQRSLAGFFLAVATAIPLGVAMGWFNRVNRIFNPIVQLFRNTASLALYPVVLLIFGLGETAKIGIIFWGALWPLLINTIEGVNAVSPIYIKAARTMNVSTFQLFVKVVLPASIPFILTGLRISATRSIVVLVAAEMLGASSGLGYLIFDAQHKEEIEKMYSAIITLISLGMIVNLLLVKLERKLTVWKDCP; encoded by the coding sequence ATGTTCAGGACTTCAAGAATTGGCCGCTGGCTGAAAAAAAGCGCCGTCATTTGCTTCGTGCTGTTTTTGTGGCAAGTTGGCCCTTCGCTTGGCATTATAGACGAAAGGACTTTGCCGTCTTTCCTGCGCGTACTGTCGGAGTGGCTTAAAATAATGTTCTCTGGGGAATTGCCTGAACACATTTATATAAGTTTACAAAGATCTTTGGCAGGATTTTTTTTAGCGGTCGCGACGGCTATTCCATTGGGCGTAGCCATGGGCTGGTTCAATCGTGTCAACCGTATTTTCAATCCTATAGTTCAGCTTTTCAGAAATACAGCATCCTTGGCCCTTTATCCGGTGGTGCTTTTGATTTTCGGGCTGGGCGAAACAGCCAAGATCGGCATTATTTTCTGGGGGGCGCTTTGGCCTCTCCTTATCAATACAATAGAAGGAGTTAACGCAGTCAGCCCTATCTATATAAAAGCCGCTAGGACGATGAACGTTTCCACTTTTCAATTGTTTGTGAAGGTGGTGCTGCCTGCGTCGATCCCTTTTATCCTGACAGGCCTTAGAATAAGCGCGACCCGCTCCATAGTGGTGCTGGTGGCGGCGGAGATGCTTGGCGCGTCCTCCGGCCTGGGATATCTGATATTTGACGCACAGCACAAGGAAGAAATAGAAAAAATGTACAGTGCCATAATTACTCTTATTAGCCTTGGCATGATCGTTAATTTACTTTTGGTAAAACTTGAGCGCAAGCTGACTGTCTGGAAAGATTGCCCTTGA
- a CDS encoding ABC transporter permease produces MPVNINTDIADRVAKDESVRSDCRAAKTIASFLERSFIIFVLIIFWEISPRMGLVDPFLLCPFSEVVSHTAKLIYTGEFFKHFNISLFRWGIGFFAALLVAIPLGIVMGWFRKFEEIADPLVQACRNCSVLALYPIFILLFGIGEKAKISIIMWGTVWVVLLNTIVGVKNVDRILVKAAKSMGIDDFELLFKVLLPAALPYIITGVRLGAASSILVLIAAEMVGANAGLGFMIFYYEARYAVPEMYGGIIILSVIGVSLNTLLFHLEKKFTVWREDISKG; encoded by the coding sequence TTGCCAGTTAATATAAATACCGACATAGCCGACAGAGTTGCTAAGGACGAAAGCGTCCGCTCTGACTGCAGAGCGGCCAAGACGATAGCTTCTTTCTTGGAAAGGTCTTTTATCATATTTGTGCTTATTATTTTTTGGGAAATATCCCCAAGGATGGGGTTGGTAGACCCTTTCCTCCTTTGCCCTTTCAGCGAAGTAGTGAGCCATACCGCCAAGTTGATCTACACCGGCGAATTTTTCAAGCATTTTAATATCAGCCTTTTTCGTTGGGGGATAGGCTTTTTTGCGGCGCTTTTGGTGGCAATTCCCTTGGGCATCGTTATGGGCTGGTTCCGAAAGTTCGAAGAGATAGCGGATCCGTTAGTGCAGGCTTGCCGCAATTGTTCGGTATTGGCTCTTTATCCGATCTTTATCTTGCTATTTGGAATAGGAGAAAAAGCCAAAATTTCCATTATCATGTGGGGAACTGTTTGGGTGGTTTTGCTTAATACCATTGTCGGAGTCAAGAATGTCGACCGTATTTTGGTCAAAGCGGCCAAATCAATGGGCATTGACGATTTTGAACTGCTTTTCAAGGTTCTTTTGCCAGCGGCCTTGCCTTATATAATTACCGGCGTCAGATTGGGGGCGGCCAGTTCCATCCTAGTGCTGATAGCGGCGGAAATGGTAGGCGCCAATGCTGGCTTGGGGTTCATGATTTTCTATTATGAAGCCAGATACGCCGTGCCGGAAATGTACGGCGGCATCATCATCCTTTCTGTCATCGGCGTGTCGTTAAATACTCTTTTGTTCCATCTCGAAAAAAAATTCACCGTATGGCGGGAAGATATCAGCAAAGGATGA
- the uvrC gene encoding excinuclease ABC subunit UvrC — MEDNKNRIEEKLSLLPAQPGVYIMRDKDADVIYVGKASVLRNRVRSYFRAGGASGGKTQALSSRIADFEYIVTANELEALILECNLIKKYRPKYNVLLKDDKSYPYIKLTLREEYPRAFATRRLVEDGSRYFGPYADVGAMRRTLDFLRKVFPLRTCRKMGKRPCLEFHIKRCLAPCGGGVDKAEYAKMAENVGFFLEGKSESLLNQLKKNMRTAALELRYEQAALLRDQINAIEAVRQQQTAATIAGDADVVGLAQDGGDICVQVFFVRAGKISGRDYFLMTGGDANSERAALAAFIQQYYSKAVSAPAQIICPVALLPEEAGILSYWLSEIKKKKVKLIHPRRGLKKDLLALAAENASALLQEEKARKKAAENRQTASLDPLALALGLPLPPERIDCFDISHIQGAETVASMAVFKGGAASGGDYRRYKIRSTEGKPDDFQAMAEVVLRRYRKYENLPQLIIIDGGKGQLGAALEVIRGLGLDTPAIGLAKRFEEIWLEGASEPLCLPPDSPALLLLRRIRDEAHRFAISYHRKLRARRNLTSILDNIPEIGAARRDALRRRFGSIRAIREASAEELAKVPGMTKKAAEAVKTYFARSEQGFKQGALHN; from the coding sequence ATGGAAGATAACAAAAACCGGATAGAAGAAAAACTTTCCCTTTTGCCGGCTCAGCCGGGCGTGTACATCATGAGGGACAAAGATGCGGACGTGATATACGTCGGCAAAGCGTCGGTATTGCGCAACCGGGTACGCTCTTACTTTCGCGCGGGCGGCGCCTCCGGCGGCAAGACGCAGGCGCTGTCCTCCCGGATCGCTGATTTTGAATACATAGTTACCGCCAACGAACTGGAAGCGCTCATCCTCGAATGTAACCTGATCAAGAAATACCGCCCCAAATACAACGTCCTTTTGAAAGACGACAAAAGCTACCCTTATATCAAGCTTACCCTGCGCGAAGAATATCCCAGGGCATTTGCCACCCGGCGGCTGGTTGAGGACGGTTCGCGCTATTTCGGCCCGTACGCCGACGTTGGCGCCATGCGCCGGACGCTGGACTTTCTGCGCAAGGTGTTCCCCTTGCGCACCTGCCGCAAAATGGGCAAAAGGCCTTGCCTGGAATTTCACATAAAACGTTGCCTGGCGCCGTGCGGCGGCGGGGTAGACAAAGCGGAATACGCCAAAATGGCCGAAAATGTCGGCTTTTTTCTGGAAGGGAAAAGCGAGTCCCTCTTGAACCAGCTTAAAAAAAACATGCGAACCGCCGCCCTTGAACTGCGCTACGAACAAGCCGCCCTCCTGCGCGACCAAATAAACGCCATAGAAGCCGTCCGCCAGCAGCAGACCGCCGCCACCATCGCCGGCGACGCGGATGTCGTCGGCCTGGCGCAAGACGGCGGCGACATTTGCGTACAGGTATTTTTTGTCCGCGCCGGCAAAATAAGCGGGCGCGACTATTTCCTGATGACCGGCGGCGACGCAAACAGCGAACGGGCCGCCTTGGCGGCTTTTATACAACAATATTACAGCAAGGCCGTATCCGCTCCCGCGCAAATAATCTGCCCGGTCGCCCTTTTGCCGGAGGAAGCCGGGATTCTTTCCTATTGGCTGTCCGAAATCAAAAAAAAGAAAGTAAAACTGATCCATCCCCGGCGCGGGCTGAAAAAGGACCTTCTGGCCCTGGCGGCGGAAAACGCCTCCGCCTTGCTGCAAGAAGAAAAAGCGCGCAAAAAGGCCGCAGAAAACCGGCAAACGGCATCCCTTGACCCGTTGGCGCTCGCGCTTGGCCTTCCTCTGCCGCCCGAACGGATAGACTGTTTCGACATATCGCACATACAAGGGGCGGAAACTGTCGCCTCCATGGCAGTGTTTAAAGGCGGCGCGGCCAGCGGCGGCGATTACCGCCGCTACAAAATACGCTCCACCGAAGGCAAGCCGGATGACTTCCAGGCGATGGCCGAAGTCGTGCTGCGGCGTTACCGAAAATACGAAAACCTGCCGCAGCTGATCATAATCGACGGCGGCAAAGGGCAGCTCGGCGCCGCGCTGGAGGTCATCCGCGGCCTGGGCCTTGATACGCCGGCCATCGGTTTGGCCAAAAGGTTTGAAGAAATATGGCTTGAAGGGGCAAGCGAGCCGCTTTGCCTGCCGCCGGATTCGCCCGCCCTGCTCCTTCTCCGACGGATCCGCGACGAAGCGCACCGCTTTGCCATCTCCTATCACCGGAAACTGCGCGCCCGGAGAAACCTGACGTCAATACTCGACAACATACCGGAAATAGGCGCGGCGCGGCGCGACGCGCTCCGGCGGCGCTTCGGCTCCATCCGTGCCATCCGGGAAGCCTCGGCAGAAGAATTGGCCAAAGTGCCGGGCATGACCAAAAAAGCGGCGGAAGCCGTAAAAACATACTTCGCGCGCAGCGAACAGGGTTTTAAACAGGGCGCGTTGCATAATTAA
- the uvrB gene encoding excinuclease ABC subunit UvrB, which yields MDFKLQAPFAPTGDQPQAVDMLVRGLSAGKKNQVLLGATGTGKTFTVASVIEKANRPTLVLAHNKTLAAQLASEFKEFFPGNAVEYFVSYYDYYQPEAYLPQSDTYIEKDASINDEIDKLRHSATSSLFERRDVIVVASVSCIYGLGAPDDYYKLVLSLRPGQQVRREAILRKLADIQYGRNDLSLARGAFRARGDVIEVCPASFHDRAVRIELFGDEVDKIYEFDMLTGNILAARSHIAIYPASHYVTSPENMGRALADIEKELAERLAELQTAGKLADAQRLEQRVRYDMEMMGEMGYCSGIENYSRHLTGRSPGEPPFTLLDYFPADFLMVIDESHVTMPQVRAMYAGDRSRKDMLVEYGFRLPSAYDNRPLTFAEFEKRIGQTIYVSATPAAYELGRAETVARQVIRPTGLLDPKIKVRPLKGQIDDLCDEIKAAAGRGERALITTLTKKMAEGLTEYLSAAGIRVRYLHSDIATIERAEIIHDLRAGAFDALVGINLLREGLDLPEVSLVAILDADKEGFLRSEISLIQTIGRAARNSNGLVIMYADSVTGSMRAAIEETARRREQQDAYNKEHKIIPRTIEKKVRELIKITRIAEDANIYNRQKDLTALSRAETEKLAVRLEKEMRAAASEMDFESAAVLRDQLIMVRGKLGRPPAGKQEKKHARQNSRKRRETAQP from the coding sequence ATGGACTTTAAATTACAAGCCCCTTTCGCGCCTACGGGCGATCAGCCGCAAGCGGTCGATATGCTCGTCCGCGGACTGTCGGCGGGCAAAAAGAACCAAGTGCTTTTAGGCGCTACCGGCACGGGAAAAACCTTCACCGTCGCGTCGGTCATAGAAAAAGCCAACCGCCCCACCCTTGTGCTGGCGCACAACAAAACGCTGGCCGCGCAGTTGGCCAGCGAATTCAAGGAATTTTTTCCTGGCAACGCCGTAGAATATTTTGTTTCCTATTACGACTATTACCAGCCGGAAGCCTATTTGCCGCAAAGCGACACCTATATAGAAAAAGACGCCTCCATCAACGATGAAATCGACAAGCTGCGCCATTCGGCCACCAGTTCCCTTTTTGAGCGCCGGGACGTCATAGTGGTGGCGAGCGTGTCTTGCATTTACGGCCTGGGCGCGCCGGACGACTATTATAAGCTTGTGCTCTCGCTAAGGCCCGGGCAACAAGTACGGCGGGAGGCGATCCTGCGCAAACTTGCCGACATACAATACGGGCGCAACGACCTTAGCCTTGCCCGCGGCGCTTTCCGCGCGCGCGGCGACGTGATTGAGGTGTGCCCCGCCTCTTTCCATGACCGGGCCGTGCGCATAGAACTTTTCGGCGACGAAGTCGATAAAATATACGAATTCGACATGCTTACCGGCAACATCCTGGCGGCGCGCAGCCACATCGCCATCTATCCGGCGTCCCACTATGTTACTTCGCCGGAAAACATGGGGCGGGCGCTGGCCGATATAGAAAAAGAACTGGCGGAGCGGCTGGCCGAACTTCAAACCGCCGGCAAGCTGGCGGATGCCCAGCGGCTGGAGCAGCGTGTGCGCTACGATATGGAAATGATGGGCGAGATGGGCTACTGTTCCGGCATAGAGAACTATTCGCGGCACCTGACCGGCCGTTCGCCGGGCGAGCCGCCGTTTACCCTGCTGGACTACTTTCCGGCAGACTTTCTTATGGTAATTGACGAATCGCACGTAACCATGCCGCAGGTGCGCGCCATGTACGCCGGCGACCGCTCGCGCAAAGATATGCTGGTAGAATACGGGTTTCGCCTGCCGTCGGCTTATGACAACCGCCCGCTGACCTTCGCGGAGTTTGAAAAACGCATAGGGCAGACCATTTATGTTTCCGCGACGCCCGCCGCCTATGAGCTCGGCCGGGCGGAAACAGTGGCGCGGCAGGTAATCAGGCCGACCGGCCTTCTGGACCCAAAGATAAAAGTCCGTCCGCTCAAAGGACAGATAGACGACCTGTGCGACGAGATAAAGGCTGCGGCCGGGCGCGGCGAGAGGGCGCTAATTACCACCCTCACCAAGAAAATGGCCGAAGGGCTGACCGAATACTTGAGCGCCGCCGGCATAAGGGTGCGGTACCTGCATTCGGACATAGCGACCATAGAACGAGCCGAGATCATCCACGATCTAAGGGCCGGGGCATTTGACGCGCTGGTTGGCATCAACTTGTTGCGCGAAGGGCTTGACTTGCCGGAAGTGTCGCTGGTGGCCATACTGGACGCGGACAAAGAAGGTTTTTTGCGCTCCGAGATATCGCTCATCCAGACGATCGGCCGAGCCGCGCGCAACAGCAACGGCTTGGTGATCATGTACGCCGACTCCGTTACCGGCTCCATGCGCGCCGCCATCGAAGAAACCGCGCGGCGGCGAGAACAACAGGACGCCTACAACAAAGAACATAAAATCATACCCAGGACAATCGAAAAAAAAGTCCGCGAACTGATCAAAATTACCAGAATTGCCGAAGACGCAAACATATACAACCGCCAAAAAGATCTGACCGCCCTGTCGCGAGCCGAAACGGAAAAATTGGCCGTCCGGCTGGAAAAAGAAATGCGGGCGGCCGCAAGCGAAATGGACTTTGAAAGCGCCGCCGTGCTGCGCGACCAGCTGATAATGGTCAGGGGCAAGCTCGGCCGGCCGCCGGCCGGCAAGCAGGAGAAAAAACATGCAAGACAAAATAGTCGTAAAAGGCGCGAAACAGCACAACCTTAA
- the uvrA gene encoding excinuclease ABC subunit UvrA, which translates to MQDKIVVKGAKQHNLKNITVELPRDKLVVITGLSGSGKSSLAFDTIYAEGQRRYVESLSSYARQFLGQMDKPDVESIEGLSPAISIDQKTTSRNPRSTVGTVTEIYDYLRLLYARAGAPHCPVCGRAVERQSVDQIAELIMAKPEGAKFMLLAPVVKGKKGEQQKLLEGLRRGGYARVRVDGQIRELSEQITLAKTKKHDIDVIVDRLVRRGDINQRLGDSLETALSLGNGIVEVYDPDADESHLYSEQFACAVCGVSLPDIQPRLFSFNNPYGACPACTGLGVDMEFDLELAIPDPQKPFIDGGIAAMSKNPNSYFMCQFEAVLKHYGYNLENSWQDLPQKVKNIALYGKAERVFSFDYENLMGETRRHQTGFEGLFPLMERRRRESMSESIRAEMETFMTVRPCPQCRGARLKPEALAVTVGGKNIRQLTELTVREAKNFFREVALGDRERLIAGQILKEITARLDFMNNVGLEYLTLDRAAGTLSGGEAQRIRLATQIGSGLVGVLYILDEPSIGLHQRDNQRLLATLRHLRDIGNTLLVVEHDEETMLAADHIIDIGPGAGENGGYIVAAGNADAIMKTPNSVTGQYLSGKLRIPIPAKRRPPTDKFLTIRGASGNNLKNIDAKIPLGLFVVVSGVSGSGKSTLINDILYKALAARLHGARQRPAGFKSMEGLENIDKAINIDQSPIGRTPRSNPATYTGVFDFIRELFSQTPDARMRGYKPGRFSFNVRGGRCESCRGDGVNKIEMHFLPDVYIPCDVCKGARYNHETLEVRYRGKNIAQVLDMVVDEAVEFFQNLPRIHKKLATLKDVGLGYIKLGQAATTLSGGEAQRVKLAAELSRRGTGKTLYLLDEPTTGLHMADTHKLLEVLQRLVDAGDTVLVIEHNLDVIKTADWIIDLGPEGGDRGGEVLAAGPPEQIAKAKGSYTGAYLKNMLKKG; encoded by the coding sequence ATGCAAGACAAAATAGTCGTAAAAGGCGCGAAACAGCACAACCTTAAAAATATAACCGTAGAACTGCCGCGCGATAAATTGGTAGTCATAACCGGTTTGTCCGGCTCCGGCAAATCATCCCTGGCCTTTGACACAATATACGCCGAAGGGCAAAGGCGCTACGTCGAATCGCTCTCCTCTTACGCCCGGCAGTTCCTCGGCCAGATGGACAAACCGGACGTCGAGTCAATAGAGGGGCTGTCGCCCGCCATCTCCATTGACCAGAAAACTACCAGCCGCAACCCGCGCTCCACCGTCGGCACAGTAACGGAAATATACGACTATCTGCGCCTTTTGTACGCCCGCGCCGGCGCCCCCCATTGCCCGGTATGCGGCAGGGCGGTGGAGCGCCAGAGCGTCGATCAGATCGCCGAACTGATAATGGCCAAACCCGAAGGCGCGAAATTCATGCTGCTCGCCCCTGTCGTCAAAGGAAAAAAGGGCGAACAGCAAAAACTCCTGGAAGGGCTGCGCCGGGGCGGCTACGCACGGGTGCGGGTAGATGGGCAAATACGCGAGCTGTCGGAACAAATAACCCTGGCGAAAACCAAAAAACACGACATAGACGTCATCGTGGACCGTCTGGTCAGGCGCGGCGACATAAACCAGCGCCTGGGCGACTCTCTGGAAACGGCGCTTTCTCTGGGCAACGGCATTGTGGAAGTATACGACCCGGATGCGGACGAAAGCCATCTCTACAGCGAACAATTCGCCTGCGCCGTTTGCGGCGTCAGCCTGCCGGACATACAGCCCCGCCTGTTCTCCTTCAACAACCCTTACGGCGCTTGCCCGGCCTGCACGGGTTTGGGCGTGGACATGGAATTTGACTTGGAACTGGCGATCCCCGACCCCCAAAAACCCTTTATTGACGGCGGCATCGCCGCCATGAGCAAAAACCCCAACTCCTATTTCATGTGCCAGTTTGAGGCGGTACTGAAACACTACGGCTACAATTTGGAAAACTCTTGGCAAGACCTGCCCCAAAAAGTAAAAAACATAGCGCTTTACGGAAAAGCAGAACGGGTTTTTTCCTTCGACTATGAAAACCTCATGGGAGAAACGCGCCGGCACCAAACGGGATTTGAAGGACTTTTCCCGCTGATGGAACGCCGGCGCCGGGAGTCCATGTCCGAAAGCATAAGGGCGGAGATGGAAACTTTCATGACTGTCCGCCCCTGCCCGCAATGCCGGGGGGCGCGCCTCAAACCGGAAGCGCTGGCCGTAACCGTGGGCGGGAAAAACATCCGGCAGCTTACGGAACTTACCGTGCGGGAAGCTAAAAATTTTTTCCGGGAAGTGGCGCTTGGCGACCGCGAACGCTTGATCGCCGGGCAGATTTTGAAAGAAATAACGGCGCGCCTGGATTTTATGAACAATGTGGGGCTGGAATACCTGACCCTTGACCGGGCGGCCGGTACCCTTTCCGGCGGCGAGGCCCAGCGCATAAGGCTGGCTACCCAGATCGGCTCCGGCCTGGTGGGAGTGCTCTATATCCTCGACGAGCCGAGCATCGGCCTGCATCAACGCGACAACCAACGCCTGCTGGCAACTTTGAGACATTTGCGGGACATCGGCAATACTCTTTTGGTAGTGGAACACGACGAAGAAACCATGCTGGCCGCCGACCACATTATTGACATCGGCCCGGGCGCGGGAGAGAACGGCGGCTACATCGTGGCCGCCGGCAACGCGGACGCCATCATGAAAACGCCAAATTCCGTAACAGGCCAATACCTAAGCGGCAAATTGCGCATCCCCATTCCGGCGAAAAGGCGCCCCCCCACGGACAAGTTCCTGACCATCCGCGGCGCCAGCGGCAATAACCTCAAAAATATCGACGCAAAAATACCGCTCGGGCTTTTCGTCGTAGTCAGCGGCGTGTCCGGCTCCGGCAAAAGCACCCTGATCAACGACATACTTTACAAGGCGCTGGCCGCCAGGCTGCACGGAGCGCGCCAGCGCCCGGCCGGTTTTAAAAGCATGGAAGGCCTTGAAAACATCGACAAAGCGATAAACATAGACCAATCGCCGATCGGTCGCACGCCGCGCTCCAACCCGGCGACCTACACCGGCGTTTTCGACTTTATTCGGGAACTGTTCAGCCAGACCCCGGACGCCAGGATGCGCGGCTACAAACCGGGGCGCTTCAGCTTCAACGTGCGCGGCGGCCGCTGCGAATCCTGCCGGGGCGACGGCGTGAACAAAATAGAAATGCACTTTCTGCCCGATGTCTACATCCCCTGCGACGTCTGCAAAGGCGCGCGCTATAACCATGAAACGCTGGAAGTGCGCTACCGGGGGAAAAACATCGCCCAAGTATTGGACATGGTGGTGGACGAAGCGGTGGAATTTTTCCAAAACCTGCCGCGCATCCACAAAAAACTCGCGACGCTCAAAGACGTCGGCCTCGGCTACATCAAGCTCGGGCAGGCGGCGACCACCTTATCCGGCGGCGAAGCGCAAAGAGTGAAACTGGCGGCCGAACTCTCCCGGCGCGGCACGGGCAAGACACTCTATCTCTTGGACGAGCCAACCACGGGCCTGCACATGGCGGACACCCACAAGCTGCTGGAAGTGCTGCAAAGGCTGGTGGACGCCGGCGACACCGTATTGGTCATAGAACACAACCTGGACGTTATCAAAACTGCCGACTGGATCATCGACCTGGGTCCGGAAGGCGGCGACCGGGGCGGCGAAGTGCTGGCGGCCGGGCCGCCCGAACAGATCGCCAAGGCAAAGGGCTCTTATACCGGCGCTTATCTGAAAAACATGCTGAAAAAAGGATAG